A single genomic interval of Labrus bergylta chromosome 18, fLabBer1.1, whole genome shotgun sequence harbors:
- the si:dkey-33c12.4 gene encoding RNA polymerase II-associated protein 3 isoform X1, producing MSRRRAVLRGGTPPPVNRIRENSRLMRTHETVVDFISGRHPTGSILDVFANGFGLDFLRNFGGDFDDDVIYSDDDDDDYYDRLSPQYSPSRTLQPHPRIRQLTEEEADKHAKELIEEEERIKERTERNKRKKMRKKEKKRLEKENAVKSVIPEEEQRTSDSSENQEESPKIETKLMANESCERGKSPHEPEAAACEQREDGDKEENLLKINNEKEMELTQDLEIKNSGADETAPEETSDERPAEEEKTEEKNEELKVQQPSEEKPKVEEQPEVQEIDKKHEPVKEETTDPTAEQFASRSRELAGNGNRLAAHGQYELAVKYFTDAIKYNPKEFRLFGNRSFCYERMEQYENALRDADLALCMEPNWIKGLFRKGKALCGLKKYYEASLIYKEVLKLESASTEARLELKRAQTLHLMEMGFTWAQSSEALKSHATLEAAVEALFCGDNAQSPGDAGACREITNKPVWHEEEEEEEKEDEWVVLPTSRPRAQQVKESEAAGPVRSKSQSPTPGLKSPVKPTVFSVWVGSLAPDVTYATLHELFSRAGTVQSIKMLLEQQCAFINYTRREDCERAVLCINGMVVEGAPLSVRHPGKFNTGPSSYKKECFFWRTSGCTRQDCTFRHVLENKNIDQAKFTNRLGNFHM from the exons ATGTCAAGAAGGAGAGCCGTTTTGAGAG GTgggactcctcctcctgtcaaCAGGATCCGAGAAAACTCGAGACTAATGCGCACACAC GAAACGGTGGTTGATTTCATTAGTGGACGTCATCCTACGGGCTCCATCCTAGATGTCTTCGCTAATGGCTTCG GTTTAGATTTTTTAAGGAACTTTGGCGGAGACTTTGACGATGACGTCATATATTCTgatgacgacgacgacgactATTATGATCGCCTGAGTCCACAATATTCCCCCAGCAGGACGTTACAACCACATCCGAGAATAAGACAACTCACGGAGGAG GAAGCTGATAAACATGCAAAAGAATTGATAGAAGAAGAGGAGCGGATTAAGGAGCGAACTGAGAGGAACAAGCGCAAAAAAATG cgtaaaaaagaaaagaaacgaTTAGAGAAGGAGAATGCAGTGAAAAGCGTAATACCT GAGGAAGAACAAAGGACATCAGACTCCTCAGAAAATCAAGAAGAAAGTCCTAAAATTGAAACTAAATTAATGGCAAATGAATCTTGTGAACGTGGAAAATCACCACATGAACCTGAGGCTGCCGCATGTGAGCAGAGAGAAGATGGAGATAAAGAAGAAAATCTTTTGAAAattaataatgaaaaagaaatggaaCTAACG CAGGATTTGGAAATTAAAAACTCTGGTGCGGATGAAACGGCGCCAGAGGAGACGTCTGACGAGAGGcctgcagaggaagagaagacagaggaaaaaaatgaagaattgAAAGTTCAACAGCCGTCAGAGGAAAAGCCAAAAGTTGAGGAGCAACCAGAAGTTCAAGAGATAGACAAGAAACATGAACCCGTTAAAGAG GAAACGACGGATCCCACTGCAGAACAGTTTGCAAGTAGAAGCCGAGAGCTCGCCg GTAATGGAAATCGCTTGGCTGCACACGGACAGTACGAGTTGGCCGTGAAATACTTTACAGACGCCATTAAATACAACCCAAAGGAGTTTAG GTTATTTGGAAATCGGTCATTCTGTTATGAGAGAATGGAGCAGTATGAAAACGCTCTCAGGGATGCTGACTTAGCACTTTGCATGGAGCCAAACTGGATTAAAGGTTTATTTAGGAAAGGGAAAGCTCTCTGTGGACTCAAG AAATACTACGAGGCCTCGTTGATCTATAAGGAGGTTTTGAAGTTGGAGAGTGCGAGCACTGAAGCCAGGCTAGAGCTGAAACGAGCGCAGACGCTGCACCTCATG GAAATGGGATTCACCTGGGCGCAGAGCTCTGAGGCCCTGAAATCACACGCCACGTTAGAGGCAGCCGTGGAAGCTCTGTTCTGTGGAGATAACGCTCAAAGTCCTGGAG ATGCCGGCGCCTGCAGGGAAATTACAAACAAGCCTGTGTggcatgaagaagaagaagaagaagaaaaagaagacgagTGGGTCGTCCTGCCGACGAGTCGTCCCAGAGCGCAGCAGGTTAAAGAGTCCGAGGCGGCAGGACCGGTCAGATCCAAATCTCAGTCTCCCACACCCGGTCTGAAGAGCCCAGTGAAACC GACTGTTTTCTCCGTTTGGGTTGGATCCTTGGCTCCAGATGTCACCTACGCAACGCTGCACGAGCTCTTCAGCAG AGCGGGGACGGTGCAGAGCATCAAGATGCTGCTGGAGCAACAGTGCGCCTTCATCAACTACACCCGCAGAGAAGACTGTGAGAGAGCAGTCCTCTGTATCAAC ggAATGGTTGTAGAGGGGGCTCCACTCTCTGTGCGACATCCGGGTAAATTTAACACCGGACCCAG CTCGTACAAGAAGGAGTGCTTCTTCTGGAGGACGTCTGGCTGCACGAGGCAGGACTGCACCTTCAGACACGTCCTGGAGAACAAGAACATCGACCAGGCCAAGTTCACCAACAGACTGGGAAATTTTCACATGTAG
- the si:dkey-33c12.4 gene encoding uncharacterized protein si:dkey-33c12.4 isoform X2, translating into MSRRRAVLRGGTPPPVNRIRENSRLMRTHETVVDFISGRHPTGSILDVFANGFGLDFLRNFGGDFDDDVIYSDDDDDDYYDRLSPQYSPSRTLQPHPRIRQLTEEEADKHAKELIEEEERIKERTERNKRKKMRKKEKKRLEKENAVKSVIPEEEQRTSDSSENQEESPKIETKLMANESCERGKSPHEPEAAACEQREDGDKEENLLKINNEKEMELTDLEIKNSGADETAPEETSDERPAEEEKTEEKNEELKVQQPSEEKPKVEEQPEVQEIDKKHEPVKEETTDPTAEQFASRSRELAGNGNRLAAHGQYELAVKYFTDAIKYNPKEFRLFGNRSFCYERMEQYENALRDADLALCMEPNWIKGLFRKGKALCGLKKYYEASLIYKEVLKLESASTEARLELKRAQTLHLMEMGFTWAQSSEALKSHATLEAAVEALFCGDNAQSPGDAGACREITNKPVWHEEEEEEEKEDEWVVLPTSRPRAQQVKESEAAGPVRSKSQSPTPGLKSPVKPTVFSVWVGSLAPDVTYATLHELFSRAGTVQSIKMLLEQQCAFINYTRREDCERAVLCINGMVVEGAPLSVRHPGKFNTGPSSYKKECFFWRTSGCTRQDCTFRHVLENKNIDQAKFTNRLGNFHM; encoded by the exons ATGTCAAGAAGGAGAGCCGTTTTGAGAG GTgggactcctcctcctgtcaaCAGGATCCGAGAAAACTCGAGACTAATGCGCACACAC GAAACGGTGGTTGATTTCATTAGTGGACGTCATCCTACGGGCTCCATCCTAGATGTCTTCGCTAATGGCTTCG GTTTAGATTTTTTAAGGAACTTTGGCGGAGACTTTGACGATGACGTCATATATTCTgatgacgacgacgacgactATTATGATCGCCTGAGTCCACAATATTCCCCCAGCAGGACGTTACAACCACATCCGAGAATAAGACAACTCACGGAGGAG GAAGCTGATAAACATGCAAAAGAATTGATAGAAGAAGAGGAGCGGATTAAGGAGCGAACTGAGAGGAACAAGCGCAAAAAAATG cgtaaaaaagaaaagaaacgaTTAGAGAAGGAGAATGCAGTGAAAAGCGTAATACCT GAGGAAGAACAAAGGACATCAGACTCCTCAGAAAATCAAGAAGAAAGTCCTAAAATTGAAACTAAATTAATGGCAAATGAATCTTGTGAACGTGGAAAATCACCACATGAACCTGAGGCTGCCGCATGTGAGCAGAGAGAAGATGGAGATAAAGAAGAAAATCTTTTGAAAattaataatgaaaaagaaatggaaCTAACG GATTTGGAAATTAAAAACTCTGGTGCGGATGAAACGGCGCCAGAGGAGACGTCTGACGAGAGGcctgcagaggaagagaagacagaggaaaaaaatgaagaattgAAAGTTCAACAGCCGTCAGAGGAAAAGCCAAAAGTTGAGGAGCAACCAGAAGTTCAAGAGATAGACAAGAAACATGAACCCGTTAAAGAG GAAACGACGGATCCCACTGCAGAACAGTTTGCAAGTAGAAGCCGAGAGCTCGCCg GTAATGGAAATCGCTTGGCTGCACACGGACAGTACGAGTTGGCCGTGAAATACTTTACAGACGCCATTAAATACAACCCAAAGGAGTTTAG GTTATTTGGAAATCGGTCATTCTGTTATGAGAGAATGGAGCAGTATGAAAACGCTCTCAGGGATGCTGACTTAGCACTTTGCATGGAGCCAAACTGGATTAAAGGTTTATTTAGGAAAGGGAAAGCTCTCTGTGGACTCAAG AAATACTACGAGGCCTCGTTGATCTATAAGGAGGTTTTGAAGTTGGAGAGTGCGAGCACTGAAGCCAGGCTAGAGCTGAAACGAGCGCAGACGCTGCACCTCATG GAAATGGGATTCACCTGGGCGCAGAGCTCTGAGGCCCTGAAATCACACGCCACGTTAGAGGCAGCCGTGGAAGCTCTGTTCTGTGGAGATAACGCTCAAAGTCCTGGAG ATGCCGGCGCCTGCAGGGAAATTACAAACAAGCCTGTGTggcatgaagaagaagaagaagaagaaaaagaagacgagTGGGTCGTCCTGCCGACGAGTCGTCCCAGAGCGCAGCAGGTTAAAGAGTCCGAGGCGGCAGGACCGGTCAGATCCAAATCTCAGTCTCCCACACCCGGTCTGAAGAGCCCAGTGAAACC GACTGTTTTCTCCGTTTGGGTTGGATCCTTGGCTCCAGATGTCACCTACGCAACGCTGCACGAGCTCTTCAGCAG AGCGGGGACGGTGCAGAGCATCAAGATGCTGCTGGAGCAACAGTGCGCCTTCATCAACTACACCCGCAGAGAAGACTGTGAGAGAGCAGTCCTCTGTATCAAC ggAATGGTTGTAGAGGGGGCTCCACTCTCTGTGCGACATCCGGGTAAATTTAACACCGGACCCAG CTCGTACAAGAAGGAGTGCTTCTTCTGGAGGACGTCTGGCTGCACGAGGCAGGACTGCACCTTCAGACACGTCCTGGAGAACAAGAACATCGACCAGGCCAAGTTCACCAACAGACTGGGAAATTTTCACATGTAG